A genomic segment from Bufo bufo chromosome 8, aBufBuf1.1, whole genome shotgun sequence encodes:
- the LOC120978207 gene encoding olfactory receptor 6B1-like: MVCNGNWSLASTFIVVGFEAVRETELFLFCLFLIMYVITIGAHLLIIGLVAIDRCLHKPMYVFLTNFSVAEIAYITATIPKMLDGLLTRNKEISYSACLVQFYFFFAFGATENCFLVVMGYDRYVAICQPLHYTTMMAKRTSLGLTIGAWASGLMAATSPAIWVSSLKFCYPNQIDHFFCDYAPLLKLSCEDTSRGEFTFTVLSWTIVLGCFFLTLVSYAFIIHCVLKIPSVEGQKKAFSTCASHLTVVSIFNGTVIFVYLRPTSTVRFTFDKVISIFYCVVTPLMNPIIYCLRNTDVKNALYKVLKNCRATQYD; the protein is encoded by the coding sequence ATGGTATGCAATGGAAACTGGAGCTTGGCCAGCACCTTCATAGTTGTGGGGTTTGAGGCGGTTCGGGAGACTGAGCTCTTTCTGTTCTGCCTATTCCTTATTATGTATGTGATCACCATCGGAGCTCATTTACTCATTATAGGACTTGTGGCTATAGATAGGTGTCTTCACAAACCAATGTATGTGTTTTTGACCAACTTCTCGGTGGCAGAGATTGCATATATCACAGCAACTATTCCGAAGATGCTTGATGGTCTACTGACCCGGAACAAGGAGATTTCATATTCTGCTTGTCTTGTTCAGTTTTATTTCTTCTTTGCATTTGGAGCCACTGAAAACTGTTTTCTCGTTGTGATGGGATATGACCGCTATGTAGCAATCTGTCAGCCATTGCACTATACAACCATGATGGCCAAAAGGACAAGTTTGGGCTTGACAATTGGAGCCTGGGCAAGTGGGTTAATGGCAGCCACCTCGCCTGCTATCTGGGTTTCTTCATTGAAGTTTTGTTATCCTAACCAAATTGACCACTTCTTCTGCGATTATGCTCCTCTACTAAAGCTGTCTTGTGAGGACACGTCCAGAGGCGAATTTACATTCACTGTCTTATCTTGGACTATAGTTTTGGGTTGCTTTTTTCTAACTTTAGTGTCTTATGCCTTCATAATTCACTGTGTTCTAAAAATTCCTTCTGTTGAAGGACAGAAGAAGGCTTTCAGTACTTGCGCATCACACCTCACAGTAGTGTCCATATTTAATGGGACTGTTATCTTCGTTTACCTACGTCCTACCTCCACAGTCCGGTTCACTTTCGACAAGGTGATATCTATCTTTTACTGCGTGGTGACACCACTCATGAACCCCATTATATATTGTCTGAGGAACACTGATGTTAAGAATGCCTTGTACAAGGTATTAAAGAACTGTAGAGCAACACAGTATGACTAA